In a single window of the Candidatus Rokuibacteriota bacterium genome:
- a CDS encoding putative selenate ABC transporter substrate-binding protein, whose translation MGLHLSRPALLALLRAVLTAAVLMLAAAEVALAGGETPEVLRVSAIPDESPSELARIYTPFAEYLSRELRMKVRFTPVVDYAATVEGLAARKLDLVWYGGFTSVQAVRRTAGTARRLVLRQEDAEFKSVFVARPGSGIKSLEALRGKTFSFGSVSSTSGHLMPRYFLLQARITPEKDFRQVAFSGAHDATALWVESGKVDAGALNFLVWDKLVQQKKVDPSRVAVFHTTPPYVDYVWTARGELDQGLLDRITAAFLKLDHGNPEHRKLLDLHRTRKYIRAIDADWKATEEAAIAAGLLR comes from the coding sequence ATGGGATTGCATCTGAGTCGTCCGGCGCTACTCGCGCTCCTGAGGGCGGTCCTCACGGCGGCGGTGCTGATGCTGGCGGCGGCGGAAGTCGCCCTGGCCGGGGGCGAGACCCCCGAGGTGTTGAGGGTCTCGGCGATCCCTGACGAGAGTCCCAGCGAGCTCGCGCGCATCTACACCCCCTTCGCCGAGTACCTCTCGCGCGAGCTTCGCATGAAGGTCCGGTTCACCCCGGTGGTCGACTATGCCGCGACGGTCGAGGGGCTCGCCGCCCGGAAGCTGGACCTCGTCTGGTACGGGGGCTTCACGTCGGTGCAGGCCGTGCGGCGCACCGCCGGCACGGCGCGGCGGCTGGTTCTTCGCCAGGAAGATGCCGAGTTCAAGTCGGTCTTCGTGGCGCGCCCGGGCTCGGGCATCAAGAGCCTCGAGGCCCTCCGGGGCAAGACCTTCTCCTTCGGCTCGGTGTCCTCCACCTCCGGCCACCTGATGCCCCGCTACTTCCTCCTCCAGGCGCGAATCACGCCCGAGAAGGACTTCAGGCAGGTGGCCTTCTCGGGCGCGCACGACGCCACGGCGCTGTGGGTGGAGTCGGGCAAGGTGGACGCCGGCGCGCTGAACTTCCTGGTCTGGGACAAGCTGGTCCAGCAGAAGAAGGTGGATCCGTCGAGGGTGGCCGTCTTCCACACGACGCCGCCCTACGTGGACTATGTCTGGACCGCGCGCGGGGAGCTGGACCAGGGACTCCTGGATCGAATCACGGCGGCCTTCCTCAAGCTCGACCACGGGAACCCGGAGCACCGAAAGCTCCTCGACCTGCACCGCACCAGGAAGTACATCCGCGCCATTGACGCCGACTGGAAGGCGACCGAGGAGGCGGCCATCGCCGCGGGGCTGCTGCGGTGA
- the selD gene encoding selenide, water dikinase SelD, with protein sequence MDTSTPAPRSGKEIRLTSYAACAGUASKMGPGDLRDVLAGLKQEEHPDLLVGLGASDDAAVYRISDEVAVVETVDFFPPIVDDPYRYGAIAAANAMSDVYAMGGQVVFALNVAGFPRDLPKEIIAAIFRGGADKVREAGGVIAGGHTVVDAEPKYGLCVTGRVHPSRIFIKGGLLPGERLFLSKPLGTGVIATAAKADACDPATLDGAVESMLRLNRAAAEVAQEAGVRGATDVTGFGLLGHAAEMVEASQAGIALSARDLPVLPGALALAEKGHWSGGMKRNRRHIEQTFGQSGRLAIDAAVSEALVGLLFEAETSGGLLFSAPAARRSGVLEGFARRGERCWEIGEVTAAVKIAVS encoded by the coding sequence ATGGACACTTCGACGCCAGCACCCCGCAGCGGCAAGGAGATCCGTCTCACCAGCTACGCGGCCTGCGCCGGCTGAGCCTCCAAGATGGGTCCCGGGGATCTCCGGGACGTGCTTGCGGGGCTCAAGCAGGAGGAGCATCCCGACCTGCTCGTGGGACTCGGGGCCAGCGACGATGCCGCGGTCTATCGCATCAGCGACGAGGTCGCGGTGGTGGAGACGGTGGACTTCTTCCCCCCCATCGTCGACGACCCCTACCGCTACGGCGCCATCGCGGCCGCCAACGCCATGTCCGACGTGTACGCCATGGGCGGGCAGGTGGTCTTCGCCCTGAACGTGGCAGGCTTTCCGCGGGACCTCCCCAAGGAGATCATCGCGGCCATCTTCCGCGGGGGTGCCGACAAGGTGCGCGAGGCCGGGGGAGTCATCGCCGGCGGCCACACCGTCGTGGACGCCGAGCCCAAGTACGGGCTGTGCGTCACGGGGCGGGTCCACCCCTCGCGGATCTTCATCAAGGGCGGGCTGCTGCCGGGCGAGCGCCTCTTCCTCTCCAAGCCGCTGGGCACCGGCGTCATCGCCACGGCGGCGAAGGCGGACGCCTGTGATCCCGCGACGCTGGACGGCGCCGTCGAGAGCATGCTGCGCCTGAACCGGGCGGCCGCGGAGGTCGCGCAGGAGGCCGGCGTCCGAGGCGCCACCGACGTCACCGGCTTCGGTCTCCTGGGCCACGCCGCCGAGATGGTGGAGGCCTCTCAGGCCGGCATCGCGCTCTCCGCGAGAGATCTGCCGGTGCTGCCGGGGGCGCTGGCCCTGGCGGAGAAGGGGCATTGGAGCGGCGGCATGAAGCGCAACCGGCGTCACATCGAGCAGACCTTCGGCCAGAGCGGACGGCTCGCCATCGACGCCGCCGTCAGCGAGGCCCTCGTCGGACTCCTCTTCGAGGCCGAGACCTCAGGCGGGCTGCTTTTCTCGGCCCCGGCCGCGCGCCGCAGCGGCGTGCTGGAGGGTTTCGCTCGCCGCGGGGAGCGTTGCTGGGAGATCGGGGAGGTGACGGCCGCGGTGAAGATCGCCGTGTCCTGA
- a CDS encoding LysR family transcriptional regulator — protein sequence MDLRQLEIFVKVAELGSFSRAAETLGLTQPTVSEHIRTLESELAVRLLDRLGRGAAATPAGELLVSYATRMLALSREARQALDSFQGKMSGVLLVGASTIPGEYVLPPLIGRFKEKFPEISITLLIGDSQEVVGWVVEGRAEIGVVGARLVHRAVEYRELMPDEEVVVVPVGHPWHGRTQVSLEELASEPLLIRERGSGSRAALEAALQAAGLGLDAFRIVGEMGSTQAIKQAVKAGVGISVLSRRAVEEECRHGLLWCLGVKDLQVTRAFHVVTHRDRSRSPLAEAFRAFLDAESAERD from the coding sequence ATGGATCTCCGCCAGCTCGAGATCTTCGTCAAGGTCGCCGAACTCGGGTCCTTCTCGAGGGCCGCCGAGACACTGGGCCTGACGCAGCCGACAGTGTCGGAGCACATCCGCACCCTGGAGAGCGAGCTGGCCGTGCGGCTGCTCGACCGCCTCGGCCGCGGCGCGGCGGCGACGCCCGCCGGAGAGCTGCTCGTCTCCTATGCCACGCGCATGCTGGCGCTCTCGCGCGAGGCGCGCCAGGCGCTGGACAGCTTCCAGGGGAAGATGAGCGGCGTGCTGCTCGTGGGGGCGAGCACGATTCCGGGCGAGTACGTCCTGCCGCCCCTCATCGGGCGGTTCAAGGAGAAGTTCCCCGAGATCTCCATCACGCTGCTGATCGGCGACAGCCAGGAAGTCGTGGGCTGGGTGGTGGAGGGCCGCGCCGAGATCGGCGTGGTCGGCGCGCGGCTCGTCCACCGGGCGGTGGAGTACCGCGAGCTGATGCCGGACGAGGAGGTCGTCGTGGTGCCCGTCGGCCATCCCTGGCACGGCCGCACGCAGGTGAGCCTCGAGGAGCTCGCCTCCGAGCCGCTGCTGATCCGGGAGCGCGGGTCGGGGAGTCGCGCGGCGCTGGAGGCGGCCCTCCAGGCGGCGGGTCTCGGCCTCGACGCCTTCCGGATCGTGGGCGAGATGGGCTCGACCCAGGCCATCAAGCAGGCCGTCAAGGCGGGCGTCGGCATCTCGGTGCTCTCCCGGCGCGCCGTCGAGGAGGAGTGCCGGCACGGGCTCCTGTGGTGTCTCGGCGTGAAGGACCTTCAGGTGACGCGAGCATTCCACGTGGTGACCCACAGGGACCGGAGCCGCTCGCCGCTGGCCGAGGCGTTCCGGGCTTTCCTGGACGCCGAGTCGGCCGAGCGCGACTGA
- the lpdA gene encoding dihydrolipoyl dehydrogenase, which translates to MGDLVREVDVAVVGGGPGGYSAAFRCAELGLEAVVIDAGTRLGGVCLHEGCIPSKALLHVAGLISTAARARELGVDFGAPRIALDALRRWTTERVVGRLARGLAAVARGKGVEVIGGRAVFEGSRELRVEGDQPQKLRFAHAIVATGAASVMLPGGPAPSERVMDSTAAVALSEVPERLLVIGGGYIGLELGTVYAALGSLVTLVEMLDGLLPGVDRDLVQPVARSVEKLFAAIHLGTRVAGLADSGAGVEARLEGRAAETFDRVLVAVGRRAQSGGLGLETTRVRPDACGVIPVDECCRSEDPRIYAVGDVTGEPMLAHRAMRQGKVAAEAIAGRPSAFDNRAVPAVVFTDPELAWCGLTEPEAQAAGRPVRIARLAWAASGRAATLGRSDGLTKLVIDPASGRILGVGLVGPGAGELIGEGALAVENALRAEDLAATIHAHPTLSESLMESAASFLRET; encoded by the coding sequence ATGGGCGATCTGGTCCGCGAGGTGGACGTCGCGGTGGTGGGCGGCGGCCCGGGCGGGTACTCGGCGGCCTTCCGCTGCGCCGAGCTGGGTCTCGAGGCCGTGGTGATCGACGCTGGCACACGGCTCGGTGGCGTCTGCCTGCACGAGGGGTGCATCCCGTCCAAGGCGCTGCTTCACGTAGCCGGGCTCATCTCGACGGCCGCGCGCGCCCGCGAGCTCGGAGTGGACTTCGGCGCGCCGCGCATCGCGCTGGACGCCCTGCGCCGCTGGACGACCGAGCGGGTCGTGGGGCGGCTGGCGCGGGGCCTGGCGGCCGTCGCCCGGGGCAAGGGTGTGGAGGTGATCGGCGGCCGCGCCGTGTTCGAGGGCTCGCGTGAGCTCCGGGTGGAAGGTGACCAGCCGCAGAAGCTCCGCTTCGCCCACGCCATCGTCGCCACTGGAGCCGCGTCGGTCATGCTTCCGGGCGGCCCGGCTCCGAGCGAGCGCGTCATGGACTCCACGGCGGCGGTGGCACTCTCCGAGGTGCCGGAACGGCTCCTCGTGATCGGCGGCGGTTACATCGGACTCGAGCTGGGTACGGTCTACGCGGCGCTCGGCAGTCTGGTGACCCTCGTGGAGATGCTGGACGGACTGCTCCCCGGGGTGGATCGCGACCTCGTGCAGCCCGTGGCCCGCAGCGTCGAGAAGCTGTTCGCCGCCATCCACCTGGGCACCCGCGTGGCCGGGCTCGCGGACAGCGGGGCCGGCGTCGAGGCGCGCCTCGAGGGGCGCGCTGCCGAGACCTTCGACCGGGTGCTGGTGGCCGTGGGACGCCGGGCGCAGAGCGGGGGGCTCGGGCTCGAGACCACGCGCGTCCGCCCGGACGCCTGCGGCGTGATTCCCGTGGACGAATGCTGCCGTAGCGAGGACCCGCGGATCTACGCCGTGGGCGACGTGACGGGGGAACCCATGCTGGCCCATCGCGCCATGCGGCAGGGCAAGGTCGCGGCCGAGGCCATCGCGGGCCGTCCGTCGGCCTTCGACAACCGGGCCGTGCCCGCGGTGGTCTTCACGGATCCGGAGCTGGCGTGGTGCGGCCTCACCGAGCCGGAGGCGCAGGCGGCGGGGCGCCCGGTGCGGATTGCCAGGCTCGCATGGGCGGCCTCGGGCCGGGCCGCGACGCTGGGCCGCTCCGACGGGCTGACCAAGCTCGTGATCGATCCCGCCTCGGGGCGGATCCTGGGCGTCGGGCTCGTGGGGCCCGGCGCGGGAGAGCTGATCGGCGAGGGCGCGCTGGCCGTGGAGAATGCGCTCCGCGCCGAGGATCTGGCCGCGACGATCCACGCGCACCCGACGCTGTCCGAGAGCCTCATGGAGTCCGCGGCGAGTTTCCTGCGGGAGACGTAG
- a CDS encoding 2-oxo acid dehydrogenase subunit E2 has protein sequence MARPFVLPDLGEGLTEAAIVKVLVAEGDLIREDAPLLEVETDKAQVEIPSPTTGRVERVHVQPGQTVKVGQVLITFAEAGGAVPHPSAAPPAAGPATAVVAPPPAPPTQEAAPAAAREAGPVPATPATRRLARELGVDLHSVRGSGPGGRVRDEDVRAAAAAPAGGEEEEAGPAAAPALATPLGTAGLEPPPLPAFEKWGPVERAALSHLRRTIAERMTLSARLVPHVTHFDRADITELDTLIRRNLPAARERGVSLTLTSFLLKAAALALRAHPQFNASLDAPAGELILKRYYHLGVAVATDRGLIVPVLRDVDRKPVMEIARELGTLARRVREGKATLEDLRGGTFTISNLGALGGTGALPIINYPEVAILGVARARQEPAVRNGQIVPRLLLPLALTFDHRVGDGADGARFAADIVRRLERPDQLLLEL, from the coding sequence ATGGCGCGGCCATTCGTGCTCCCCGACCTGGGCGAGGGCCTCACCGAGGCTGCGATCGTCAAGGTGCTGGTCGCCGAGGGCGATCTGATCCGCGAGGACGCCCCGCTCCTCGAGGTCGAGACCGACAAGGCACAGGTCGAGATCCCGTCGCCGACGACGGGGCGGGTCGAGCGGGTCCACGTGCAGCCCGGCCAGACCGTGAAGGTCGGCCAGGTTCTCATCACCTTCGCCGAGGCGGGCGGGGCGGTGCCGCACCCGTCGGCGGCGCCTCCCGCTGCGGGCCCGGCGACGGCGGTCGTCGCGCCGCCCCCGGCTCCGCCCACGCAGGAGGCCGCTCCCGCCGCGGCCCGCGAGGCCGGGCCGGTGCCCGCGACGCCGGCCACCCGACGCCTCGCTCGCGAGCTCGGGGTGGATCTCCATAGCGTTCGCGGCAGCGGTCCAGGGGGCCGCGTGCGGGATGAGGACGTGCGCGCAGCGGCGGCGGCCCCCGCCGGGGGGGAGGAGGAGGAGGCCGGACCGGCGGCGGCGCCGGCGCTCGCCACGCCGCTCGGCACAGCGGGTCTCGAGCCCCCGCCGCTGCCGGCCTTCGAGAAGTGGGGGCCCGTGGAGCGCGCGGCCCTCTCGCACCTGAGACGCACCATCGCCGAGCGCATGACGCTCTCGGCCCGGCTCGTGCCCCACGTCACCCACTTCGATCGGGCCGACATCACCGAGCTGGACACCCTCATCCGGCGGAATCTCCCGGCCGCGCGCGAGCGCGGGGTCTCCCTCACGCTCACGAGCTTCCTGCTCAAGGCGGCCGCGCTGGCGCTCCGGGCGCACCCGCAATTCAACGCGAGCCTCGACGCGCCGGCGGGCGAGCTGATCCTGAAGCGCTACTACCACCTGGGCGTGGCCGTGGCGACCGACCGAGGGCTCATCGTCCCCGTCCTGCGTGACGTGGACCGGAAGCCCGTGATGGAGATTGCCCGCGAGCTGGGCACGCTGGCCCGGCGCGTGCGCGAGGGCAAGGCCACGCTGGAGGATCTGCGGGGAGGCACCTTCACCATCAGCAACCTCGGGGCCCTCGGCGGCACCGGCGCCCTTCCCATCATCAACTACCCGGAGGTCGCCATCCTCGGGGTGGCGCGCGCGCGCCAGGAGCCGGCGGTCCGCAACGGTCAGATCGTCCCGCGCCTTCTTCTGCCACTCGCCCTCACCTTCGACCACCGCGTCGGCGACGGGGCCGACGGCGCCCGCTTCGCCGCGGACATCGTGCGGCGGCTGGAGCGTCCCGACCAGCTCCTGCTGGAGCTGTGA
- a CDS encoding alpha-ketoacid dehydrogenase subunit beta has protein sequence MGKLNMVKALNLALLQEMERDDAVVVLGEDVGVDGGVFRVTEDLHRQFGGTRVIDSPLAEAAIIGTAVGMALYGLKPVCEIQFSGFAFQCFHQIENHAARYRQRSQGRFHCQMVMRMPYGGGVRALEHHTESEEQFYAHIPGLKMVIPSGPRNARALLASAIRDPDPVIFFEAKALYHAAKEEVPDDIETLPLGRARVDREGSDLTLIAYGAMLRVAREAGEELAVEDGVGVEVIDLLTLSPLDRETLTASVAKTGRAVVVHEATRSFGPGAEIAASIMEGAFLSLEAPVRRVTAYDVSFVGFARERVQIPDVARVVAACRETLAY, from the coding sequence ATGGGCAAACTGAACATGGTCAAGGCGCTGAACCTCGCCCTGCTCCAGGAGATGGAGCGGGACGACGCGGTGGTCGTCCTCGGCGAGGATGTGGGTGTGGACGGTGGTGTCTTCCGCGTCACCGAGGACCTGCACCGGCAGTTCGGGGGCACCCGCGTGATCGACAGCCCGCTGGCGGAGGCCGCGATCATCGGGACCGCGGTGGGGATGGCGCTGTACGGCCTCAAGCCCGTGTGCGAGATCCAGTTCTCGGGCTTCGCCTTCCAGTGCTTCCACCAGATCGAGAACCACGCCGCCCGCTACCGCCAGCGCTCCCAGGGGCGCTTCCACTGCCAGATGGTCATGCGGATGCCCTACGGCGGCGGGGTGCGCGCGCTCGAGCACCACACGGAGAGCGAGGAGCAGTTCTACGCCCACATCCCGGGCCTCAAGATGGTGATCCCCTCGGGGCCGCGCAATGCCCGGGCGCTCCTGGCCAGCGCCATCCGCGATCCGGACCCCGTCATCTTCTTCGAGGCCAAGGCGCTCTACCACGCCGCCAAGGAGGAGGTGCCGGACGACATCGAGACCCTGCCCCTCGGGCGGGCCCGCGTCGACCGGGAGGGGAGCGACCTGACGCTCATCGCCTACGGCGCCATGCTCCGCGTGGCCCGTGAGGCCGGGGAGGAGCTGGCGGTGGAGGACGGTGTCGGGGTCGAGGTCATCGATCTCCTGACCCTCTCGCCGCTGGACCGCGAGACCCTCACCGCCTCCGTCGCGAAGACCGGCCGCGCGGTGGTGGTGCACGAGGCCACGCGGAGCTTCGGGCCCGGGGCCGAGATCGCCGCCAGCATCATGGAGGGCGCCTTCCTCTCCCTGGAGGCACCGGTGCGCCGGGTGACCGCCTACGACGTCTCCTTCGTGGGCTTCGCCCGGGAGCGCGTGCAGATCCCCGACGTGGCGCGCGTCGTCGCGGCGTGCCGCGAGACGCTGGCCTACTAG
- the pdhA gene encoding pyruvate dehydrogenase (acetyl-transferring) E1 component subunit alpha, translating into MPRTLLEPRFQIEYLSILDSEGNLDAALEPEIPADGLRRLYRAMVLGRRLDERMVRLQRQGRIGTFAPIKGQEAAQMGSVFALRPSDWMVPSFRETAAMLWRGWTIEKLLLFFAGRLEGAQPAPEQHDLPITIPVATQLPHAVGLAYAAQYRGDEVVVMAFCGDGATSEGDFHEALNFAGVWHVPAVFVVQNNQWAISVPLKKQTHSATLAQKALAYGFPGIQVDGNDLLAVYAASREGVERARRGEGPTLIECMTYRLGVHTTADDPTRYRSDEEVRAWERKDPLPRVRAYLEKKNLLEEGIEERVDEEIAAAVERFEAMAAADPLAIFDHVHADRSAALEAQRAELAERLRADAPRRPDEERPLPTPMRGQRKTSRWAN; encoded by the coding sequence ATGCCGAGGACCCTGCTCGAGCCCCGGTTCCAGATCGAATACCTGTCCATCCTGGACAGCGAGGGCAATCTCGACGCCGCGCTGGAGCCCGAGATCCCCGCGGACGGGCTCAGGCGCCTGTACCGCGCCATGGTGCTCGGCCGGCGTCTGGACGAGCGCATGGTCCGGCTCCAGCGCCAGGGCCGCATCGGCACCTTCGCGCCCATCAAGGGGCAGGAGGCCGCGCAGATGGGGAGTGTCTTCGCTCTCCGGCCCTCGGACTGGATGGTCCCTTCCTTCCGCGAGACGGCCGCCATGCTCTGGCGCGGCTGGACCATCGAGAAGCTGCTCCTCTTCTTCGCCGGCCGTCTGGAGGGCGCCCAGCCCGCGCCGGAGCAGCACGACCTGCCGATCACGATCCCCGTGGCCACCCAGCTCCCGCATGCGGTGGGGCTGGCCTATGCCGCCCAGTACCGCGGCGACGAGGTCGTCGTCATGGCCTTCTGCGGGGACGGCGCGACCTCCGAGGGGGACTTCCACGAAGCCCTGAACTTCGCCGGCGTCTGGCATGTGCCGGCCGTCTTCGTCGTCCAGAACAACCAGTGGGCCATCTCTGTCCCGCTCAAGAAGCAGACGCACTCGGCCACGCTGGCTCAGAAGGCGCTGGCCTACGGATTCCCCGGGATCCAGGTGGACGGCAACGACCTGCTGGCCGTGTACGCCGCCAGCCGCGAGGGCGTCGAGCGGGCGCGCCGGGGCGAGGGGCCCACGCTGATCGAGTGCATGACGTACCGGCTGGGCGTCCACACCACCGCCGACGATCCGACGCGCTACCGCTCGGACGAGGAGGTGCGAGCGTGGGAGCGGAAGGACCCGCTTCCGCGAGTACGGGCCTACCTCGAGAAGAAGAACCTGCTCGAGGAGGGGATCGAGGAGCGGGTGGACGAGGAGATTGCAGCTGCCGTGGAGCGCTTCGAGGCCATGGCGGCGGCCGATCCGCTGGCCATCTTCGATCATGTCCACGCCGACCGTTCCGCGGCGCTGGAGGCGCAGCGGGCCGAGCTGGCCGAGCGGCTCCGCGCCGACGCGCCCCGCCGGCCGGACGAGGAGCGCCCGCTGCCGACGCCCATGCGGGGCCAGAGGAAGACGAGCCGATGGGCAAACTGA
- a CDS encoding zinc ribbon domain-containing protein: MPIYEYRCRACDREFEKLVDARATVTCPECESPQVMRLLSLFGAATQNRFDGSPGPAAGGCCGGGGCGCR; encoded by the coding sequence TTGCCGATCTACGAGTATCGCTGCCGGGCATGCGACAGGGAGTTCGAGAAGCTGGTGGACGCGCGAGCGACCGTGACCTGCCCCGAATGCGAGAGCCCGCAGGTCATGCGCCTCCTCTCGCTCTTCGGCGCCGCCACGCAGAACCGGTTCGACGGCTCCCCGGGGCCCGCCGCCGGCGGCTGTTGCGGGGGCGGCGGATGTGGCTGCCGCTAG
- a CDS encoding ubiquitin-like protein Pup: MAEQKKKETRPTKPAEGDDGAAGSAELAKKGKKIKEDLDDLLDEIDDILEENAEEFVKSYVQRGGE, encoded by the coding sequence ATGGCTGAGCAGAAGAAGAAGGAGACGAGGCCCACCAAGCCCGCGGAGGGGGACGACGGCGCGGCGGGCAGCGCGGAGCTTGCCAAGAAGGGCAAGAAGATCAAGGAAGACCTGGACGATCTCCTGGACGAGATCGACGATATCCTCGAGGAGAACGCCGAGGAGTTCGTCAAGAGCTACGTCCAGCGCGGGGGGGAGTAG
- a CDS encoding homoserine kinase: MRVRVRVPATSANLGPGFDVLGLALGLHNEMAFEESEGVAVSIEGEGAGRLATGEDNVVVKGARMAFQAAGRPWRGVTLHCVNRIPPSRGLGSSAAAWVGGLVGGNALCGAPLDRDALLRLAARAEGHPDNVTAALLGGLTVSCWAGDRVAAASLPVPADLCWVVLVPEAEGCTAEARAALPESYPRADAVFNLQRVSLLVAALATGKSDLLGVAMEDRLHQPFRLKLFPWLAGVLPAAVHAGALACALSGAGPSVLAVARGPGDDVGRAMEGALRRAGVAGRALALAADTTGTSVEQVAR; the protein is encoded by the coding sequence ATGCGCGTCCGCGTCCGCGTTCCCGCCACCTCCGCCAACCTGGGCCCGGGCTTCGACGTGCTGGGGCTGGCGCTCGGGCTCCACAACGAGATGGCGTTCGAGGAATCCGAAGGGGTGGCTGTGTCCATCGAGGGCGAGGGCGCAGGCCGGCTCGCGACGGGAGAAGACAACGTGGTGGTGAAGGGTGCGCGCATGGCCTTCCAGGCTGCGGGGCGTCCGTGGCGGGGCGTGACGCTTCACTGCGTGAACCGCATCCCGCCCAGCCGCGGGCTGGGCTCGAGCGCCGCGGCCTGGGTGGGCGGCCTCGTGGGGGGGAATGCCCTCTGCGGCGCGCCGCTCGACCGGGACGCCCTCCTCAGGCTTGCCGCCCGCGCCGAGGGGCACCCCGACAACGTGACGGCGGCCCTCCTGGGCGGGCTGACAGTCTCCTGCTGGGCCGGCGACCGCGTGGCCGCGGCGTCCCTGCCGGTGCCGGCCGACCTCTGCTGGGTCGTGCTCGTGCCGGAGGCCGAGGGCTGCACGGCCGAGGCCCGCGCGGCATTGCCCGAAAGCTATCCGCGGGCCGACGCGGTGTTCAACCTGCAGCGCGTGAGCTTGCTCGTCGCCGCGCTCGCGACCGGCAAATCCGACTTGCTCGGCGTGGCGATGGAGGACCGCCTCCATCAGCCCTTTCGCCTCAAGCTGTTTCCGTGGCTCGCCGGGGTCCTCCCCGCCGCGGTCCACGCGGGCGCGCTCGCCTGCGCGCTGTCCGGCGCCGGGCCCTCGGTCCTGGCCGTCGCTCGGGGGCCAGGGGACGACGTGGGACGCGCGATGGAGGGCGCCCTCCGCCGAGCCGGCGTGGCGGGCCGAGCGCTCGCGCTCGCTGCCGACACCACCGGCACCAGCGTGGAGCAGGTCGCGCGCTAG
- a CDS encoding cytochrome c biogenesis protein CcdA — protein sequence MASPPTLSSSPCSGKGCQVTESLGVFVAFTAGLFSFLSPCVLPLFPSYLSFITGMSVDRLAGEVTAAARTRVMLHSLAFIVGFSTVFVSLGASFSAAGQFLLDYSDWIRIAGGTLIVVFGLYIAGVLKFAALGRTHQIRIRSKPTGLLGSFAVGLTFAIGWTPCVGPILGSILTLASNDRTVGEGVGLLLAYSAGLGVPFLLFSLALGGFLKFFKRYRPLLPVVERAAGVLLVAVGLLVASNYYVVLNAWAIGLTPAWLLRRL from the coding sequence ATGGCAAGCCCGCCCACTCTCTCTTCGAGTCCATGCTCAGGTAAAGGATGCCAGGTGACTGAATCACTTGGTGTCTTCGTCGCATTCACTGCCGGCCTCTTCTCCTTCCTCTCGCCCTGCGTCCTCCCGTTGTTCCCCTCCTATCTCTCATTCATCACCGGCATGTCAGTGGATCGCCTGGCGGGGGAGGTGACGGCCGCGGCGCGGACGCGGGTGATGCTGCACTCCCTGGCCTTCATCGTGGGCTTCAGCACGGTCTTCGTGAGCCTGGGGGCCTCGTTCAGCGCCGCCGGGCAATTCCTCCTGGACTACAGCGACTGGATCCGGATTGCGGGCGGCACCCTGATCGTGGTCTTCGGCCTGTACATCGCCGGCGTCCTCAAGTTCGCGGCCCTGGGGCGAACGCACCAGATCCGGATCCGGAGCAAGCCCACCGGGCTCCTCGGCTCCTTCGCCGTCGGGCTCACCTTCGCCATCGGCTGGACGCCATGCGTGGGGCCCATCCTCGGCTCCATCCTCACGCTGGCGAGCAACGACAGGACCGTGGGCGAGGGCGTCGGCCTCCTCCTGGCCTACTCGGCGGGGCTGGGCGTGCCCTTCCTCCTCTTTTCGCTCGCGCTGGGCGGCTTTCTCAAGTTCTTCAAACGCTACCGCCCGCTCCTCCCCGTGGTGGAGCGCGCGGCCGGCGTCCTGCTCGTCGCCGTGGGGCTGCTGGTCGCGAGCAACTACTACGTCGTGCTGAACGCGTGGGCCATCGGCCTCACGCCGGCGTGGCTGCTGCGGCGCCTCTGA
- a CDS encoding TlpA family protein disulfide reductase: protein MPCGARAAILALSLLATVLFAALSPAAPGQEAVQALDLIKLQRLQQARDFQTPTSDQGPVKLSDFRGKVVFLNFWATWCPPCKEEMPAMERLYRKYRAKGLVVLAVSMDSEGASVVVPFVKQHGLTFPVGLDSKGTVASLYGVRAVPSTMIIDRQGNLTLIALGPREWDGKPAHSLFESMLR, encoded by the coding sequence ATGCCATGTGGAGCCCGTGCGGCGATCCTCGCGCTGTCGCTCCTGGCAACGGTCCTCTTCGCGGCGCTCTCGCCCGCGGCGCCGGGGCAGGAGGCCGTGCAGGCGCTGGATCTCATCAAGCTCCAGCGTCTCCAGCAGGCCAGGGACTTCCAGACGCCCACGTCGGACCAGGGACCCGTGAAGCTGTCGGACTTCAGGGGCAAAGTTGTCTTTCTCAATTTCTGGGCCACCTGGTGCCCTCCGTGCAAGGAAGAGATGCCGGCCATGGAGCGCCTCTACCGCAAGTACAGGGCGAAAGGGCTCGTGGTCCTGGCGGTATCCATGGACTCGGAGGGCGCCTCCGTCGTCGTCCCCTTCGTCAAGCAGCACGGCCTCACCTTCCCCGTCGGGCTCGACTCCAAGGGGACGGTGGCGAGCCTCTACGGCGTCCGGGCCGTGCCCTCCACCATGATCATCGACAGGCAGGGGAATCTCACGCTGATCGCGCTGGGGCCCCGGGAGTGGGATGGCAAGCCCGCCCACTCTCTCTTCGAGTCCATGCTCAGGTAA